tcactaatatagtatataagatAAGATAAGATTATGCATATCTTTTCTCAGTTGTTCTAATGCGCGGGAAACTATGCTGCTTTAAATATCTTACTATTATGAGTGTTACTAGTTATCCTTTTTTGCCCCCTATCTGTTGCCTTCTCGAATGAGACATCCTGAAAGCCTGCAAAGTAGCATCTCAGAGTTTATAATTGTAGGCTTGACAAGCTCTTCCCAAGTCCAGCTGGCCCTCTCTGCTGCCTTCCTCTTTATTTATCTCAACACTCTTCTGGGGAATGGCTTCATCCTGCTTCTCATCTCCACCGACACCAACCTGTAGAATCCCATGTACTTCTTCCTGAGTAACCTCTCCTTCATCGAGGTCTGCTAAGTCTCTGTGGTAATCCCCAAGCACCTGGCCATGGGTGAATCTCCTTTGTAGGGTGTGCTATCTAGATGTCCTTCCTTTTCCTGGGCACCACTGAATGCTACCTCCTTGCGGTCATGGTTTATGTCAGGTCAGGGCCATCCGTGACCCTTTGCATTACTCAGCCATTATGAGCAAGAATGCATGCATGCACCAAGATGGTGGCTGGGATATGTGCCAGTGGAATTCTGCTGTCCTTGGGGAACACCAGCTTTATCTTCAGCCTACCCTACTGTGGACCTAATGAAATTGACCACTTTTTTTGTGACCCTCCTCCTATTGTGTCTCTGGCATGCACAGACACATCCATTGTAGAGACAGACCTTTTCACCTACACAGTCATGGTTATCATTGTGTCCTTCATCATCGACCTGATTTCTTACTCCCGTATTCTCTCTGCCATCTTGCACTTCCGGTCCTCTGCCAGGCGCCATACGGCCTTCTCCACCTGTGCCTCCCACCTTACCTCCGTATGCCTCTTCTTTGGGACCGGGACTTTCATGTACCTAAGACCCAAATCCAGCCACTCCCTACAAAGCGACAAGATGATCACGCTGTTGTAAAGTATTATCACTCCCTTACTTAACCCCATGATATACAGTCTTAGGAATCAAGAGGTCAAAAGCTCTCTCGGGAAACTGATGGCTAAAAGGATGTTGAATGATAGGACTTAACATTTCCATCTCTGTGTATTTCTTGACGCGTGTGGCCTCCTTGAAAGGATTGCACCACCCTGCTAGCAGGAATACGAATTTAAATAAAACGCACTCTCAACATTGTGTTTCTCTTAAAGCTGCACCCTGTGCCAAAAAATAATccaaaaataagtaaaaaataaataaatataaacatagTACTATAAATAATTGCCAATTTGATAGTATTCTTCTTAATAGtttcttattttaaaaaaaatacatcaaataCAGTTAAAAATATGATCCATTACATTGTATCacataaacaatacataaaaaaaacgaTTCATATGAGAACAATGGTAGACTAAGGTGTAATAAATATGGCAGAAATTATTAAGTATTTCAATCGCTCTGGCACACGAGAGGTTGACATTGGTTCTAAATTatcttaaaaatacattatttgttGTATTGCAGGACGAACCAGCTGTCCATGCCTAGTTTCATGTGCTGATCTAAGGATGAAGGGTATCTGGTTTTgcaagtgggggggagggggggggattgaaATAGGGCTTCCCTGACACTAGAATAAATAGGGCATATTAAAATGTAATTTGAAAGAGATTCCTGAAGGGGATCTGCAAATACCAGAGGGTGGGGAAAAGAAGGGATTCTAAATGATGCAAGTTTGCTAAATATGAATATCCTGGGCTTGACCACACTttgcaagaataacaaatagatatttgtaaccgtTGTGATTACAAATCAAATGATACCAAAATCCAGGGTTTTCTATGTATAAGCTCTGATATCTGTTTCTCCGGCAAAAACAGGCGTGTATATggtacgtatgtatgtatttatatggcgccaagtgtactcagcgcttcacaaagaccatacagggaattataataatacaataagcgcagcaaaggcacaatgggaaaggaaatccttgccccggagagcttacaatccaagtcgTATGTTATGAGACTGTACGTTTTATATATTAAAGCTGAATTAgtaatactttgggctctgattgaactggtGCACGCCTTAGTAGAGAGtcatttacattttcggacacattttgcgacagatttttttgtgtgtaaagtGCATCTTTTTCTTAAGAAACAGAGACCAGAGGTTCTGTACGTACCTTTAATATTTCCTTTGGAGGTGGCGGCGGattaaagatatatattgtaACGGAATAAAAGTAAATATTAAATCATTTGAAGTATTGTGAAGGAGAAAGGTGAGTCAGCAAGTTGGCAGTGTGTATTAACGCTGCCTGCATATAtatcacgtgctcacaggtgtgctgtaagTGACATATGGTAAATTCATATATCCCAATGCTACACTAaggtaataatatatttttttccttcaTGCTGCGGCTTCTTTAGGCCCaaaatttggcagccattttgttttccctggggGAGATTGAAGCACTGGTACCTTCACCAGTACGTATCCTGGGACCCGAAGGGTCAACGTAGCCCTGTTCAGCTCTGACGAAACATCCTGTAAAAAATTAATTGGaggatacaaaacaaaaaaacaagtaggGGGCATTGTTGCGTTAAACCATGAACCTACGTACACTTCAAATTGGCAAAATAATTGAAaacaaatattgaacaaacagaaCACCCAATAAGCATGGAAATGAAACTCCTCATTGAATTCATTAGATCCTGTTGGCAATAAAACAATGTCGTTTCTAGTTGTAGAAGTTTATGTACCAAATCCCCATCATGTTGATGAGTATAAACCTTTATCAATAGTTATAAACCCAACCCCCTCTGGTTTACATGCATGGGCTCTTGTAAAACGTTGTCAAACAGCTATAAATTCATTTCCGCTCCGATTGTCATATCCTCGTTTCTCCTACAAAGTTGTATTCCGATGGATTCGGGCGCCCTGATTTCTTCTAGAGCACCCCACACAGTAAAGTTATAGTGCTTTCAGCTACGGTGGATGTCAACTGCCTCGTTTAGTGGATACATCGACAATTGCCAACTTGGATGTTGAGCCACCTTTTTTACGACCATCCCAATATACAGATGGGAACATTCCATAATAAGAAGTAGGTACATCTGCCATTATAGAAGTCCACTTTCTTGATGCATATAACTTTTCGAAGTCTCTTATTGTAGCATTGCTCCCCTCGGAATTGTTTTTATATTGCTTGTGGTATGAATGAGGTGcagatgtatatatattttttaatatatctaCTATATCATATGCACTAAGGACACAATCAAGTTGCCAATAATTTATGGTACCaggtttatatattttacctataGAGTAgattagtgatatgcgctccaacatttGTATCCAATCTTGATAAATGATATAAGTCCTTTAAGAAGATGCAAAGGGTAGGTAACTGGGGCTAGTGAGGAATGTAATAATAACCATAGCACTTTGTGACTATATACACCAATAGTAGGATATCTCTGTCCCTGAAGGTTAAAGGCTGAGATTAAAGAAAATCAGACCTAAAACCTCATTGGGAGAGTCCTCAGGTAAACATAAGGTAATATTGTACTCACATATAGTATTGCCCCAGTCCTATGTATCTTGATAGGCGTGCAACCAGGCGAATGAAGGGAAGTCCAAAGGaaaaaacactccaacgcacagccaaaaatagagtgggtcccacaCCAAAATACTGATAAAAATGTAATCTTTATTGGTCCGTGTTTAAAAAAACAGAGGTAAGTACCCTTCGTACAAAACACGTAggatacttacctccgtttttTAAAACATGGACTTATATCATTTATCAAGATTGGATACATTGGAGTGTTTTTTCCTTATATATTTTACCTATACTTGTATTAAACAGCCTATATAGCTTCCAGAGGGCTTTTTGTATTACCCTGGGCACAGCAGCCCGTATTGTGAAAACAAgatacaattaattcattttttatCACTTGGGACCTGcaacccctccccccgtcccccaaCGGCACGTCAGATTTAAATTAAACTGTTTACTGTGTAACCTCCACCAGGAGTTTTAATTTCAGAAACTAGGGAGAAATCAGGGTCCCACAGTACCCCCACCGCCTCCGCTGTGAGAGCTTTTGTTTTCGGTGCCAAGTAGCTAGCGAGAGAATGCTCATTAACTGCTAATTAATGGCCTGAGACCTAAGGGTGGGGGATTTGAAAATAAAGCTCAGCTCGGAGAGAGACTGCCAGATGTGACCTTTAAAAAGTTTGTTTAACCAACTCAGGGCTGCATGGAGACCCACTGAACAACTTAACACCTTCCCTGCCAGACTGATTAACCCTTTAAGAAGCAATTCTAGTTTCACTATCTGCACCATGTGAATAGCTTggaagaagcaatccaagcagcataaaaaaaaccaaaacctttgtcttaatatatgcagccttcgattacatttattaaaaacgAATTAGCTGTTGATCAATTTGTTCTCCCTTGAACCATcggcaaaatcctgcttcccagggttcactaaatggcaacCTTTCAGTTTAAATTAATTCTTCAGTCTATGcacctcagcagctacaatgtattcttatattactaaagtaatattatctattgttacagttcacagctctgctgggaatattggcaacaaatgatcacaaggaaagtgttacaaagatcttgcactgctgcgtgttaaaacctgctatagaaatcaaaagatgctcattCAAAattgcattgagttgaattttaagattaaaaaaaatggtAGCAAGTTacccaatactacagaactgataaaaaaaagcccacatgtagaatatttattggattgctcctttaatgagCATTACCTAGGCTGCCAATCGATtccttctcctgtgatcgatcagtcaACACTGCTTGTGTGGCTATCTAAATGGCCACCTCCTGACTGACTGCTTGTCAAACGTTGCAGCAGATACGTagtgttaggctgagtccatggtgactcagcccgtgcggaggcgcgctgagggaaagcgggtgctttccctggtcttggttagcgcgccgtccgggggcgggccagtgacatcacggagctggttcgccctcattgcgcGAACCGCTCACGGGACCAGCCCTGCGCACTTGAATCTAAAATTTTCTTAAGACCCACGCttccgcgagcccctgctaaagcctctctcattgcggctgcaggggctcactggtaagcgtgagcgcgcctcagcacgggcgctgaccatgcccgaggccttatatTAAAGACCATTACAACTGCAGAGTAAATGTTTGGAACACCGCAACAAATCTTTGGGATACATTGTTGCCAAAGTGCAGCGCTCAGAGCCAGGTTCTAAATcagaagtggatgtgactttctaaatggttgctgtagcaaccaaaggatgatcaatgcgttgaaattaaaaatggcattaggagttaaagCATACATCATCTAATGCTACatacatgatttaaaaaaagaaactagTACATTGCATGGTTTGTTGCTTTAACTGCAATGCATTAATGTGCTACAGGCTCTGGTAGCAAAAGGAGATGCTCATTCATGTCTACAAAAGATAAACATCTTGCTTGCCAGGGGAAACCCTGTATTTGGAAACACAATTAACCTCCTCACACCCAGAGAAACTAAGGATCAACACATTCCCTTATCAAGGCACATTCAATTGGCATAAACACATTTTCCACCTGTCAACAAGTTGTTGTTACAGCCTACATGCAGTAGATGGCGAAAGTGCTCTGCTTGTTACAGATGCCATGATATGATTTGTTGCGGATTAAATATGCATTCTTTGCCCAGGCCAAAATGAACAAATGACCAGGTTTATGGCCAACATCTGGGTGCCTcattaagaaatatatatatagtttgttaACACGCAGCAACTTGAGAGGTTTCATTTTCACGGTTTCAGGCACAGCACCCACATGCTTTTACTTGATCCACTGCCAAGGAGCACggaaaataaccataaaaacgcGCCAAGGAGAAAACGTACATTTAGTTATGTGTCGGTGAGGTGTACAGTGGGTGTTTTAACTCCCGATACTCACAGAGGGGATGTGCAAGACATTGTAGTTCCCCTGGAATGGAAGGTTAACATGCGTAAAGCTCACACGATAGGCACAAGCAGCAGTCTATTCAGAAGACTTCCACTCACAGGAAAAGTGTCACCTGTACACTCTTCACTTTCTACATGGCACAGCCAAGTTCCTTCATTACAGGGAAAACCTTAGGAGTTGAGAGGGATGCGGAGTACATCGTTCAGGCACATTAAGTGCACAGTGACATAAGGCTGGAAGTCCCAGGATATATATGGCGACAGGGTTTGTTGCCCCAGCCACCTAAGCAGCGAACTCTCAGGGGGTGCATCAGCTATAGGAGCTGTCACAAAATGAACATGTGCGGCGGTGACAGACAATGAGACAGGCCAGGTAAAAACAGTACACTTTTATTCTAGAAGTCGCAAATAGAGGTATCAAaatggagagaaggcagagggagcAGAAAGAGCATATTAAACAGGCTTTAAGAGCAGGTGTGGTGAGCGTAGTGATGGAGGGAGAGCTATGAGCAGATGCTAGACAAGAGGCAGACACATGGAAGTGTGTTATGGTCGTGACAGCATATTTAAGAGTCTTCATTTGCGCTGTCCCCTTCATCTTCACCCTCCTCTGTTTCTTTACCACCATCTTTAATTTCCTCCAGCTGCATGACAAAGAAATAATGGGGTTATCATTAAGGCGATTGCCTTTCTACACATTGTTCAAGATTCGTACATCAAACTGTTTGCAGACagtaattataaaacatacagaacacctacaagctcatattgaacccccaaaatacccacaacatacatatataagcatataagtttcacagaggagggctacggagcatggcaatatatatatatttagaaccagagacataaaatgtatgttatgtatgttttataattcttgttcagctagtcttagctgattggagggtggcaacctcctacctaattgaagctcactccctcccacatttaaatggttaaaagctcactccatggcatctcccactctcaggggaacttgcctgcttacagtgtgattgtgacaaatctattacatagtgcttttcctggtaatgtacaggttaataaaagcttcaatcagacttagaacttttgcaactaatattgacagatttattataaatcattcttcctggcaatgcacaggttattaagaatctatattagtgttagggacccttgaaacgtggtcttccgtgcagttggctcaagggcgtACAACAATTtggcaaaaatgttaaactaaaagaccattttatttattagttatttatacatgtatatttaggcactgtaccgtatataagtttttctggatgtgcactgagctttgtctgtgttttatgttatgtctttggttttaaatgtttGCAGACAGGACTGCAACGGAATGAAAATTAGTGTGTTGCAGGCTCCTCTGGCAACAAAGCTAGTGGGGACACTTTGCCACAGTCTATAACAAGACTGCAAGTATTTAATGAGTGGAACGATCTAAACATTTAGATCGTAAGGTCAGGAGTTTGAAACCTGGATGGCAGTAAGCTCGGACTGTACTATCTGCAAATGAAGACTTCCAAAATGTAACTACAGCACCAGTCACTTGTTAACAAGGAAAacacacaagtaaaaaaaaaGCCACAGCTTGGTGgccaattatttaaataaaaaatatttaagatGATAtcttaaaaagaaaagaaatgtaaCCATGTTAGGAATGAGAAGTAAATTTGATCAAATGTTTAAACAGATGCTGTCCCTTACTTGGGAAGCCCGGTCTCAAACTCCTCCTTACCGTATCTTCTCCCTGCTCATCGTCATCAAGTAGGTCTCCCTCCTCCGCAGAATCTCCCGCTTCCTCTGGTATCATCTTCACGCTCTCCTCTTTCTTCACTGAGCCACTGCTCTGTTGCTCCTCATCCACTTTGGTATCTGAAGGGAGAGGTGTGTAAATGTGAGAATAGGAGAGAATACCTGCCACCTACCAGAGTTCTGGAGGAGAGCAAGCAGGATTTGACAGGTGGACCATGACAAAAGTAAGAACGTCTCACCTTGTTTGACCTGTTCCTTCTCAATCCGCTCTAAACTGTCTAGAAGCGAGTCTACTCTCTGCTTAATCTGACTGAGCTCCTTCTTAATGGTCTGAAGATCATCTCCCCTCACTGAAATAAAGAGAGTCAGTGTTATATGTATGCAGTTGGCAACGCAAGAGAAACGTAGGTTTTTGCGCCCAAGAGTAAATTCCATTGGAAGAAAAACGCACACAAATCCCCATCTAACGGACACCAACAAAATAGCAACAAAGGGATTAAGCACTGCACTGAAAAGCAATCAATGTTGCAGCCACAATTGGTTTAATTTACTGTGCACTTCACACAGTGACGTGCGTGAATATATGTAAAAAATTAATTAACATGCATGCCAAACATGAATAAAGTGAAAAGGTGACTAATGCCCGTATCGAAATGAAGAAATACTACACTTGACTAAAATAAAATCAGACCGCACTGCAGGAAAACTGATCAAGATTGtagttaaaaaaattaaataaaaatgccgGTCCTCAGGGTAGTTGTCTTTACCCCGAGGAAGGTCGTAGGACTGAAAGATTTTTTGTATTTGACTACAATCTATTGTCAAGCAGCTTTACTGAAGTATAGATATAGCTAGCATATAGAAAAGCAGCACCCGTGTATTCAATGGGAAGACATACCTGGGTGCACtgaaagtaaatatataaaaatgtagacATCAAGCACTAagaatcaataaatatatatataaaaaaaaaaaaaagattttatttgaacaggatcaacgtttcggtcctttcAAGGGCCTCTCAAGATCATTTTCATCCAGAGTGCCTgttttcccacacacacacacacgttgcgttatacggtacaggcataccccgcattaacgtacgcaatgggaccggagcatgtatgtaaagcgaaaatgtacttaaagtgaagcactacctttttcccacttatcgatgcatgtactgtactgcaatcgtcatatacgtgcataactgatgtaaataacacattagtaacaggctctatagtctccccgcatgcgcacagcttcgatacaggtagggagccggtattgctgttcaggacgtgctgacaggcgcatgcgtgagctgccgtttgcctattgggcgatatgtacttactcgcgagtgtacttaaagcggggtatgcctgtactctgtGCACACGGCCAAATGCTTATTTGCCCCCCACTTACGTCTGCCAGACTTTGAAGACCCGCCGCGCTGGCCACTCTTCGAATTGAAGCCGCTCTTTCCTCGCCGAGACGTATTCCCGGAAACTCGTTGGCGCTTGGAGGGCACCACAGCCCTGGCAATAGGAGGGGGAGGTGGCACACGAGTTGCAGAATAGCTGTACATCCACAATGAGGGATAGAAGAGGGGACAAAAAAGCGTCATTCATGAATGGCATTTATCTCTCTAAAACCATTGTTCTGTAACGGATCTGTGCTTGCACCCATGTCACTTTGTAATGACTACAGCACATTGCAGATGAAGTTTAAACAAAATATGCCCCCACTTCAGGGGAAGGCGTCACATACATACCTGTCGTAATAGTCTCGCTGGAAGTCGTAGTCCAAATCAAAAGATGATCTAAAAAATTAGGGAATAAGAGAAAGAATGAAAGAATACGGTTCGGGGTATATTGAAAATGAGATTGGATGGCTACACAAATATCAAGGTGCACAAGATGTTCTGGTGTTGAGTTATGCCTTATTCTTATACAGTGCATCTACAAAACAATTTGCATTATTAAGAACCAGGTGATAGCGTGTGAAGACAGAGCACAGCCAGCGACTTCCAACTTTGAAGAGGGGAAAAAATCCAAGGCAACGCCAAAATAGCAAAATAGCAGATCAAAATTTATTGCAAGCTATAAGCAATACatggactacatgaacgcacctaagcgtttcatgcaacagcactttatcaacaaatgctGGAAGTCGCTGACTGTGCTGTCTTCATACGCCATCACCTGTAACTTCTACTCGGATGGATTGCACGCCACAGATGCAATGAATGTCCCCACAAGTTAACAGGTAAAGGGCCCTAGTGCCCTGTAATTCTTCCTGTTCATACTGAACATTGCTTTATGTACTAATAATGATTGGGTGTTTATTGGTGTCAATCTGtgtggttgtcaagtggacaccactaggCACATACCCCTCTCCGTTATTGTCAGTGATTActctgtggacattttatttacaCCTGGACACTTATGGAATATATGCTCATTAGATAGAACCATACCCGATTGTTGAGCACCACATTCAACCACTATCTGCATTATTAAGAACAAAATCTTACATTGTAACACTGACAGCAGAAAGTAGTCAGGCTAGTTAGGGAGCCAAGGCCCTAGTTGGGACAGCCGTCACCTTGTAAAAGGCAGTATTGTACTGACGAAACGTCTGTTATATGGCACATTAAAGTCACTCATGCTTAAGTCCGTATGCTGCCTCCGTTCTGCATTCTGGCTATTTGTGGGACCCTTGGATCTCCCTGGACAGCGCACCAGCAGctaaacaccccccccctctaAAACCCACTAATGACCGCATGCATTGCTTCTCTTTACTATACAGTCTGAAAAATACACACACGACATAGGGGGGTGGACCAAGCACGAGGATAACAATTGGAATGCAAATACCTACCCGTACATATCAGCAGCTGATCTTTTGACCCCTGCCCCTGCTGGTCCTGGTGTCTTTGTCCGGTTCGCCTTGGGCTCAGCAGCTAGGTTGATATCTGTATAAACCAAGGTCAGAATAAGATAAGCAAAAGGAAAGCAGGGAGGGAGAAGCCATTTTTCCTGACCTACAACTATAGTAAATACATGTGTTCCAAAAGAATCCTCCAACGTGGTGAATATCTCTACCTTAATACATATATTGCTACCTCTGGTGGGAGAGAGACTGCATTATAAAGATGTGCAATGAACAGGTTATGGGAACATCTGGCCATGCAAATATCATCCTGCAATAAGAGGGGCATGCATTATTAATCTGCCACTACTAACCAGGCAGCAGCAGGAATTAGAGGCAATGGGAATGTAGCCTGGTAACAAGTGCCTGGCTTCCCGATCACTCACCCAGGACCTGCCCGGCAATCATGCGACCATCCTCCCCTGCCACTGCGGTGCGGGCGGTGCGCTCGTTTGCGTACTGCACAAAGGCAAAGCCCTTGTGAACAGAGCAGCCCACGATCTTGCCGTATTTGGAGAAGATAGCCTCCACGTCGTTCTTCTTCACCACCAGTGTGTTCAGGTTCCCGATGAACACGCGGGAGTTCATTGAGCGAGGGTCAGTCTTGTTAGTGACGTTGCTCGCCATCGCGTTACGCCCCGGAGAAGCCATGAGGAGGcctggagagggggtggggggagtagaATCAAGAGATGGCAGCAGAGACTTACGGGAAAATCAAGAGCAACAAAATAAACAAGATGGAGCTAGCAAAGGAAGGAATAATGAAGAGCTGAAGAGGCCAGAGGTGATTGCAATATAGGAGCTGTACATAATTACATTTAACTAGAACAAACTAAATACATGTAACATTAAGGGAAACAAAACAGATTAGGTAATGTACAAGTAGATTTCACTGGAAACCGGCATAACGGGACATCTTCAAAAT
The Ascaphus truei isolate aAscTru1 chromosome 13, aAscTru1.hap1, whole genome shotgun sequence DNA segment above includes these coding regions:
- the LOC142464581 gene encoding LOW QUALITY PROTEIN: olfactory receptor 10A3-like (The sequence of the model RefSeq protein was modified relative to this genomic sequence to represent the inferred CDS: substituted 1 base at 1 genomic stop codon) — protein: MVAGICASGILLSLGNTSFIFSLPYCGPNEIDHFFCDPPPIVSLACTDTSIVETDLFTYTVMVIIVSFIIDLISYSRILSAILHFRSSARRHTAFSTCASHLTSVCLFFGTGTFMYLRPKSSHSLQSDKMITLLXSIITPLLNPMIYSLRNQEVKSSLGKLMAKRMLNDRT
- the LOC142465055 gene encoding heterogeneous nuclear ribonucleoprotein C encodes the protein MASPGRNAMASNVTNKTDPRSMNSRVFIGNLNTLVVKKNDVEAIFSKYGKIVGCSVHKGFAFVQYANERTARTAVAGEDGRMIAGQVLDINLAAEPKANRTKTPGPAGAGVKRSAADMYGSSFDLDYDFQRDYYDSYSATRVPPPPPIARAVVPSKRQRVSGNTSRRGKSGFNSKSGQRGGSSKSGRLRGDDLQTIKKELSQIKQRVDSLLDSLERIEKEQVKQDTKVDEEQQSSGSVKKEESVKMIPEEAGDSAEEGDLLDDDEQGEDTLEEIKDGGKETEEGEDEGDSANEDS